Genomic segment of Cyprinus carpio isolate SPL01 chromosome A13, ASM1834038v1, whole genome shotgun sequence:
taaatatatgcactaccgttcaaaagtttgggaatagtaagttttttttttaaaacacttttattaagcaaggatgcattaaattgatcaaaattgacagtagagacatttatagtgatacaaaattaaaaatcaaataatcctggaaaaatgtatcacattttccataaaaataataaacgattcaatgatttctgaaggattacaCAACACtaaaactggagtaatgtctgctgaaaaattcagctttgccttcacaggaataaatgatatgaaaacagaaaaataaaaacattttaataatatttcataatattgcttttttactgtattattaaacaaatgcagccttggagagcacaagacttcattcaaaacttttaaatgatagtgtagATGAACAAATAGCTATTAATCCATAAACGGAAACAATTTACATAATTTCCAACTTTTTGACATGCATAAGTGTGGTTAAATCAACaattgcaccaaaaaaaaaataagaaagaaagaaagaaagaaagaaagtgtacaACCAGTGTTTGAACTCACGGGTTGTTCTGGTCGCACCATTCCAGCACAACAAGTTGAGAGGACAGAGTGCAAGCTAACACACTCAACACTGAATCATTTATCTGGGGCTacagagacaaagagacagagaaatacagagagagacagagacagaatttACATACACTAATGTGGAATTATTCAtatcacacataaataaaaagacaaagacaaaagacaaaaatctGATTATCTCCTGCCCACTTCTCCTGTGCTTTCAAATGGAGACACAATATTAATTGCTTTTCTTCTGAATGTCATCTACTATATCTAATAGACTCAACAAACTAATTAAGGTGTATACCTCATGggttttgcataaaaaaacatgatcaCACCTTAGCTGGAGGGGATTTCTGaagtaaaatattttcatgttgcCCTCAAAAATTTGGTTAACTGCGTTAACTGTTCTGAGCATGTGCAGCCCCAATCAGACAACACAAAACTCTCTTGAAACATGAGGTTTATGATATAAAACAGgaatttaatgtctttaaaggctattatttaaaatcacaaaaatggcTAAATCTACCTGAAATTGCTATTTACAGACTGTCTGTCCATGGTGATTTTTGGACAATGTTATCTTTACAAGGTACTGAGTTGCTGAGTGCTTTTTTGGTGTTTATTGTATCGCTGGTGACAGGCCAACATTTCTGTGCAACTATTTGAAATGCCACACCAATTACGTTGTTTGCCACACTGATCTACTATTGTTCTATCAACTCCTAAGCAcctaaactgcaaaaaaaaaaaaaaaatgtaatctgttTTAGTGACCAGATTAAGCTGCAAAGATGATGAGACTTTTTACTGCCAGTCAAATGTCTGACTACTGACCTGTTGGTGATGTAGGACTCTAAGAAGGGTCTTGGCAGAATCCAGGCTTTGACAATGCATCCAGCTCAACAACAACAAGAGGCGGGACAAAGGCTGAAATTCAGCCTGCAATAGTGTTTCTAGTTTGGCAAACTCCTCCCTCTTTATGAGATCTAATCCAGTGAGCTGCAAACAACACAGATGGATCACTGCAATTATAAAACTAGATGAATCTTTGTGTTGCTTTCATCTATACActttcataaatgttgtttttaaatggatGAAACTTGATTAACTTAAAGTCTCATTGACTAACTTCAGTGCTTAAGACTGAAACACAGACAAATTGGACTTAACTTGTTCATTTATTTCTAGACCTCCGTTTGCCTGATTGTGTACACCTACCAAGACCTGTTCCAGAAAGTGCTTTCCCGTGCTCAAACACTCAAAGTAGATGGCTTTCCACACCAAACTCTTGTCACCATGACAGCACAAGCCAAGCATGACCCTTTCCAGATCAGGCAAGTCAACTAGAAGGAAACAGAGTTTTTGACATGCATCAACAAACAATAATgtctggaacaaaaaaaaaaaaaaaagatcacatgcAAATAGTGTGACAACTGAACATGTTTTGGGAGGGAACTATGACCACATGAGCAGAAGTGCAAATAGTCAAAATAAAGGAGGTGGCACACAGACCAGAAACAATCTCCTTCACTTCcttaaaacacagacacacaaatttAAAGCAATACCACTGTTTATGGTAGCTCAGATCTGCCTTTTAAGACTGCAAATTACAGTTGATCTAGTGTTTGTTTACAATTACAacacagttaagacatttataatgacacaaaaaaaatgaatttcaaataaatgctgttcttctgaaccttctattcaacaaagaatcctgaaaaaagcatcaTGACTTccgcaaaaaaatctaaacaacacACTGATAATTACCAGAACAGATAATTCTATAAGTAGCGTTTCATTGTCAGTATTTGGCTACAAGATTCATAGAAAAAACCCACAACACATTTATGGAAACAAAATGTGATTCTGCACCTGGCTTAACGGACTTAACGGACTCACCCTGTGCATGTGGAGCTTCTCTCAGCAGTTTCTCTTTGAGTAGCCTGAGTGCCGTGGAGCTGTACGCCATCAACAGAGCCTGACCCTGCGGCCTCAGCAGACATCCCAGAATCCTCTCCTCCGTCATGGGACCTTCTCTTGCTGACCACAAACCCTCCCACAGGGTCTCAAGCTGTGCATTTGACCTCTCCGCACCCCACGGTGCTAAGGCCAGTGCTGAACACACCTCCTCCACCCATTCCTCATTCCTCTCTTCCACAGGTATGTTCACTCGCTCTGTGAGGTGTTGGATGAAGACATCCTGTAAGGCGTGGTCTCTGGAATGGTCTGCGTGCTGAAGGAAGCTGATGAGAGAGTGGCAGAGCCGCGGCTGCTGGCAGGTTAAAAGAGAACGGAGGCAGGATAGAACAGCAGCACTCAGTGGAGGGGTGGAATCACCTGGAGTCTTTCCCTTTACTTGCTCAGAGTACAGGAAGGCTTCATGCAGCTCCTATGGAAGATATAAAGCAAAGTAGATGAAAAACATAGGGTTCTAGAAGCTAAAGATGGCATGAAACACAAATTGCGATCATTGATTCTTCCTTATTGTGACATATATCTGAGGGAAGCGACTtatcaaatgagaaaaaaagtaagGCGGCACTTGATTTTGACTTTTAGCGATTGTGTATAAATCTTTTAGGACATACACATCATGTCTATAGTGGCTGTCAAAGAGATGATATATATCTCTGTAAAGTTATAATTGAGATTTCCACTAATCACATAAGCAATTTTGCCTTAAGGTCCAGTTACATTTACCATTGTTCTGAGAGTTTTTCGAGGGCAAAATAATTTCAACAGGATTCCATGCAATTTGGAATTTTGCAAAAGGCAAAAGATTTCGCAACTGTTTTAAGTTGGCTGCACAAATTTgccacactgaccaacagaaaactGCTTTGTCAGTGTGGAATTGTGTAAGCTGTGTTCTGTGTAAGCTATGCTTCTTACATCACTTACACTACAGGCAATAGACAACGGACCTTTTTTGTCTGCAAAATTTTGCTGAAGATTTGCTAATGTGATCGCACAGTATTTGTTCTGTTATTTCATTTGCAATTTGGTAAATGTGAGATGAGTAGTTTATTGGCTCAAAAACCATTTCCAAAAATTTGGTGGTTGCTCAAGGATGATGGTCAAGGATTAGAGCTCTTAACTGAATAATTTTACTGCCAATTGAGAAAATAATTTAGAGAAAAAACTTCTGGAAAAATGTGTctatgaaattttttatttttttttttatatggaatgTGGATGCAATATTTGTCAGAATGGAAAAAAGAGtgcaaaatatagattttttttattatactatatgTCTTGCTTAACTGTGCACATGTGCACAAAACCGACTGATAGAGTAGAACCTTATCAGAGTACAAAGCAAAGTTAATAATTGGAGGTTTGTCAACAAAAAGCCTTAAAGTTGTTACAACAGTGTCAGCACTATCTTACTTTCTAATCTACATGCATTTGGAGTCAACATACAATAGTTGGAATTAGTCATACCTCAAGTACAGACTGTGGCAGATCTCCAAGTTCCTCTAGAAGCAACATAAACtccagttctctcttcacagacCCGCTCACCTGCAGAGAAGGTAACCATAATCTTCTGCATCAGGAAAAAGAGGCACTGATAACAGGGATGAGTGCTTCCTGCTTAAAGCATCTATTAGAAATTACATCGAGTGGAAAACACACCTTTATTTTAGTCTGCTTTTCCAGAACTTGAAGCCAATACCAGGCCAGTCTGTGAGGGCTGCCCACTGTTTCCCACCTGggtataaataaaagataaacagatgtgtttcttaaaatatcttaactttAGCCTCTTGGACCCTCTCCATAATGAAATGTTAAGTAGCCTACCTCTTATAaatatttaccatggtaaccataatTTCCGCCAGGGTCACTCACCTGAGCGGGTATGGGTGGGTAACGATGGCTTTAACGATGTCGTGAGGGTTATGTGGATCATCTCCCCGCGCATCGCCCAGCTGACCCACGCAGGCTGCCGCGAGCTCCCACTCACCGCGCTTCAAACACCGCGTGAAGAAGCCGAAGAGCTCGCGTCTGGAGGTCTCTTCTTCACGGCCAAAAGGATGCATGCTAAATAACCTGCTTTGTTTCAGAACAGAAAGATTACTGGCCTCAGATGTGTTATTGAATATTCCACATCTAAGAGAGGGAGGGGAtggaaaatgaaagtaaaaattatgagcGGTTTTGTAGCCGTATCTCATAATAAGTGAGATCAAATCAAATTCAGAATATATGCAGACAAATTTGATTAATGATCAGACaagcatttattttgcaataaaataataatgaaaaggtataataaaaaaaaatgcaaaaccaacaaaaatgtaCAGACTTCATGTGAGCAGAACCAGTTAATAGTGTTAAAAACTATTCAAAAGCATAAAATGTTACAGAATCGATGACTGTAAAAAAGTGTTTACATTGCGATTAGTGTGATTCAAACTGTTTATACAACAGCTCTTAAAAGtgaaacatcaaaacaacagATACTGCCCACCTTAAATAGTATGGAGGAGTGCAAACTGACCACACTATCAAAATTCTGTACATCGCTTTACGCTGATGTACaagaatatataattaataaaattagcacTTACTATTTGGGTTTGCCTTTTTTAAAATGCGCTTGCCGTCAGCTGTGTTTGTTTGGCCATGAGAGAGCCGAGTCATGTGACTCAATCAGCTGATCCAGGAGCTGTCAGGACAAGGGTCAAAACAATAGAAATGAAAGAGGGGGTAAGAATGGCATTTGCTATGAAACTGTTTATCGCAGTGGGCTGGGCTTctaattaaataacaattatcCTTTTTGGTGACAATTAAATTCCTAGTCAATATTCAGGGGCAAATAGCGTTTCTTGCGATTGCTGATGTAGTCAAGTGACACTTGatacttttctcagcgctggaAGGATAAGCCAATCACAGTCGTTGGTTATTAGgaattttaaaaagagtttttacTGAAATTCCTGTagattattaaactattaaattttattattttctaatgtaattaataagattaaaaaacGGTTAAGATTTGAAAGACTCAAAGGTAGATTTCACATTTCTGTTCGATAAGCAAAAGACAATTATGATATCTTTCGTGTAAAATTTTCCTCCCAGTGGTCTAAATAACCCATCTCTCAATCATTATTTCTGcagttaatttttgttgttgcGACCTGAGATCTTATggattaaatgtgaaaattagatttagattagatttgacattacatttaaattatctGTAGCCTAGTTTTGCTACATGTCTAATTCAAAtatgttcttgtttttgtttctggtCCTGCACTCTAATGCCACAATTGTTCGTATTTGGTaagacaaattatttatattttaactgagAAACTGTACTGAGAGTCAGAATGAAACATGCTGACATGCTGGTCTTGTGTGTACAAACAACCTcgataaacaaaagaaaaaccatAACAAAAATTTAGATTATATACCTTCCAAACAAACTCtctctggtaaaaaaaaacagcagaaacaaATTGACTGCCACACTGGTTAGATGGGAATGTGAAACAATACACCTGCTGGGACCTGGGGGCTAATTATGTCTCTTGAGTGTTTTGTCCATGTTTGTGATTCCACCATTATGTGAACTTATTCCCAAGTGAATTAGTGTTTATTTTCgtataattaaatgtataggTTTAGAATAAGCAtagtaattattcaaataaagaattcaaataaaacttgTCTGGTTCCAAAAAATGTGTAGGCTAGTATTTTTCTAGAATCACGAGACTTGGTATATGTTCTCATATTAAGCagagattcattcattttgaatttttttaattttttaatttttattgtttttattatgctttaaacAACAGCtacaaaacagaacaacagacattataaagccagggtaacaaagaataaaagaaaaagaaaagaaaatagaaaagaaaaatccaaTCATAGACATGCATATCCTTTACATTACTCAAAGAATTTGAAAATAGAACACAAACTGACAGTTTTCATTGCCTTTCTATTAGTACTGTGTTGAATACACTAGTAATTTTCCAACTCTTTATAAAACACTTATGAATGAATATGAAACTtaaccaacaaaataaataatttaataacaaaaatgtcGTTATTTAcattatcataattaaaatatccaaaaactacatttttgaaatgcaaattaaaattaaagagtACCTTTTCTTTGATAAACATAGAGACATCATACCATAACTTTTTAACATAATAACAGTGCCAGAAGTGCAAAGAGCAAAAAGAGCAATTAACATCAATATCCTTCTTAAACTTACAGAGAAAATGCTTAGCAGGATagaatttatgaattattttgaaacCAATTTCTTTTATCTTGTTTGTAACAAAAAGCTTGTGAGGTAATAACCAAATGCTTTCCCACTTAGGATTTCTGACAAATTTAGTCCAATAAGCAATAGAGCAAGGCTTGGTAGCAACTTCCTTTAAAAATAGAGAATTAAtagatttgttatttttagtcTGTGAAAAACAATCAGTATCAGTTAGATTGACTGTGGGCATATCAACCAATATCACATCTCTAAATAAGGAAACTATAGCATTCCTTGGGAGTCACAGGAAAATTAAAGGGAGTCAACAGGAAAATCCTTGGGATTAGTCACAGGAAAaaattggctttattaaagtgcACAAGAAATTCATCATATGTCATAAAGATACCCTTGAGTGTTAaagtatacaataaaataaacttgaagtaaaCTTTTTGGTAAAAACAATACCCGTATCAAACcagcttttcaaaaaaaaaaaaaaaaaaaaaaacttttatatgtaaacaaaatacaACGATTGTTCCAAATAAAATAACGCTGCGGAGAAAAGTTGTGCTTGTAGATCAGCTTCCATGCCAACAAAGCTTGAGCATGAAAGGCAGATAGCTTCACTGGCAATTTCTCAATCTTATAATCACACattagtaaaaaaagaaagacccCCTAGttggtcaaaaataaaattaggatTAAAATTACAGACAGAAGGCTTATTCAAACtaaattttaaccaattaattttgAGAGTATTATTTAAAGTAGAGAAATCCAGAAAATCAAGTCCACCGTTTTTAAGGGAATTTATGACAACAGATTTACGAATGTAGTGAACACgatttttccataaaaaaaaaaaaaaaaaaattataaaatctgaTCGATAGATTTAACAGGTTTATTGTCTAGCTATATTGTTGAatctttcattttgaaatgtgctGAAGtcactactgtatttttgacatcATCACTCCCTGCCTGTGATGGCTACTATGGAAACACAGCGGCGCGAGGCGGGGTTCGCGGATTCAACTCCGGTCTCGCGCACTGCGATGATCAATTCCGTGCATGACAGCTATTGTCCTCGCGCTTGAAACGAAACACCTGCACGACTAAACTAAAGCCATTTGCGACAGAGGAAAGCATGACAGATAAGGGGAACATCCGAAACGTAAGTATGATGACGATGATTTTAGAGTTTATTCGCCACTGAGAATGATTGTGTTGAACAGTGACGTACTCAATGGGCTCATGTTTTTGACTGTACATTGATAAATATGTCATATAAATGACTGCTACGGTTATAAATGCTACgactcatttaaatatttacatattaaaattgtaaactgtaattttaaataagGATGAATGGTCTGAGGGCCTATTCTGATACTTCTTTCACAGTGATGGGTTTAAGATATCGTGATGATTTTAAATcagtacaataataaataatttttcgtATTTTGCCAGACTAGCCTATAGCATCAGATATTTAAATGGCAGTAAAACCCTATTCCTGCAGGAGGAGGACTATGTTGGGGAGATCAAAGGGGGTCTACGGCCGACCATGAGGCTGGTAGTGATGGGTATTGTTCACAAGCAGCCCAAAAGGTTCGTATCAGACACACGTCTGTGCCTTCGCCAGCACTTGCGTTCATTTGTCCACTGTCACATCCGCACATCCTGAATGACTCGGTTCACTGAGGATGAGACACGCCTTCACTGCTATAACACAGTGAGCCAGTTGTATCGGGGATTAAACCGTTTTAACGCCTTTAATGGATGCCATCATAGAACACTAGACATAGaactcattttaaatgcatgtggGAAAacaccatttgtgtgtgtgtgtgtgtgtgtgtaatatgtataaatgtgtgtgtgtgtatatatatatatatataatatatagtctatatatgtatattatatatctatatatagatgtatatatatatatatatatatatatatatatatatatatatatatataatatagatatatatatatatatatatatatatatatatatatatatatatatatatatatgtattcatattttgtaaataGCTTATACTGTATACCTatactatacaatatatatatatatatatgctatactATGCCACATGCACAAACGAGTgataacttaaaaatgtaaacatcaaaattaactgGTTTTGTTCCAGTCAGAAATATTATCACTGAAACATCCATAACActtaaatcatacaaaaaattCAGGTTAACAAAATCATACAGTAAACACCAGGTtaacacaacaaaaactaaaaactaaataacaaacaacaaagtacattaaaatacaaattttttaaaataaattcaaaacaaatgtgatgTTAGAGCAGGGAATTCTGACCGGGAACACACATTCTTCTCCACAATTTGAGgaaatttatacttttacttctaaaaacatactgtaaaattgtATTGTCAAataagttattgttttttatagGTTTTTACTATAAcgtttttacattgttttcaattaaaatgactgatatttttttttttacagtgcagtacaTTTGGTTTTCCAGCTGTTGTTGTCCACTTCTGTTTTGCCAGTGTGGGAAAAAGTAAAACTCCCATGAAGGCTTAGCCAGccagatctgaaaaaaaaaaaaaaaaaaaaaaaactgactggaCATTTATGGTCATATTTGGCAACTAAGGGTAACCCAAAACCTGCTGGTTCATAATGTGATTTGATCGTGAGCTTCACAGATCAAAGAGCAGAACTCATATTCCATGAAAGTGACTCTGTTAACAGTCTGTTAGAATTATGTTTGCTTTTAAACTGATGTTAAAAATcttgttctgtctgtctctttagtATGGTAGTTTTAGTGGCATGCCAGTCTAAAGGGGAGGGGGATGAGGAAATCGAGGGTGATGTGGGTCTGGAGTTGAAGGTGAACTTTTCACAAAAGGCTGTGCTTCGTAACGCTCGTCTGTCAGGACAGT
This window contains:
- the LOC122147266 gene encoding galectin-related protein B-like, producing MTDKGNIRNEEDYVGEIKGGLRPTMRLVVMGIVHKQPKSMVVLVACQSKGEGDEEIEGDVGLELKVNFSQKAVLRNARLSGQWGVSETALSFFPFAPGESFKMEIVCEHQQFRILVDGQPLCGFTHRLTQLASLTALKIHGDLQLTKVA